From one Geoalkalibacter halelectricus genomic stretch:
- the aroB gene encoding 3-dehydroquinate synthase yields the protein MKNLTVGLGERSYPIVIGSGILPDLGVSLRAVAFPRKVAIVTNETVADLYGATVLDSLHRAGFQGAVLKVGDGEEFKSLDTLNNLFDALITQGYDRSSGILALGGGVIGDLAGFAAAIYLRGIPFAQVPTTLLSQVDSSVGGKTGVNHRLGKNLIGAFYQPRLVHIDVATLATLPPREFHAGLAEVVKYGVIRDADFFAWLENEPAALLAMDAEALVRAVGISCQIKADIVEIDEKEGGLRAILNFGHTLGHAAELLAGYGTLRHGEAVAMGMVAAAAIAEDLGLANARDRLRIEELLQALHLPVRLPSFAPAAYLEALARDKKVKEGVLQMVLNRGIGDCEVRAIAHPDRVIPPILEKYSEKASA from the coding sequence ATGAAAAACCTGACCGTAGGTCTTGGCGAGCGCAGTTACCCCATCGTGATCGGTAGCGGCATCCTGCCGGATTTGGGCGTGTCGCTGCGCGCCGTGGCTTTTCCGCGCAAGGTGGCAATCGTCACCAATGAAACCGTCGCAGACCTTTATGGCGCGACCGTGCTTGATTCCCTGCACCGGGCGGGATTCCAGGGCGCGGTTTTGAAAGTCGGCGATGGGGAGGAGTTCAAATCCCTCGATACCCTCAACAACCTCTTCGACGCTCTGATAACTCAGGGTTATGATCGCAGCAGCGGGATTCTGGCCCTGGGCGGAGGTGTCATCGGCGATCTGGCCGGGTTTGCCGCCGCGATTTATCTGCGTGGCATTCCCTTCGCCCAGGTGCCCACCACGTTGCTGTCCCAGGTGGACAGTTCCGTGGGGGGAAAGACCGGGGTCAATCATCGCCTGGGCAAAAACCTGATCGGTGCCTTTTATCAACCGCGTCTGGTCCATATCGATGTTGCTACTCTTGCGACCCTGCCGCCGCGCGAATTTCATGCCGGACTGGCGGAAGTGGTTAAATATGGGGTGATCCGCGATGCGGACTTTTTTGCCTGGCTCGAGAATGAACCTGCCGCGCTTCTTGCCATGGACGCCGAGGCTCTGGTGAGAGCTGTGGGGATTTCTTGCCAAATCAAGGCGGATATTGTAGAAATTGACGAAAAAGAGGGGGGCTTGCGCGCCATTCTCAACTTTGGCCACACCCTCGGTCACGCCGCGGAGCTGCTGGCCGGTTACGGCACCTTGCGGCACGGTGAAGCGGTGGCCATGGGGATGGTCGCTGCTGCCGCCATCGCCGAGGATCTGGGTCTGGCCAACGCGCGGGATCGCCTGCGCATCGAGGAATTGTTGCAGGCCCTGCATCTGCCCGTGCGGCTACCCTCCTTTGCGCCCGCGGCCTACCTCGAGGCCCTGGCGCGTGACAAAAAAGTCAAGGAGGGGGTCTTGCAGATGGTTCTTAACCGCGGCATCGGTGATTGCGAGGTGCGCGCGATTGCACATCCCGACCGGGTTATCCCGCCCATTCTGGAAAAATACTCCGAAAAGGCCTCGGCATGA
- the pilM gene encoding type IV pilus biogenesis protein PilM, translating into MLFKSKKDIVGIDIGSSSVKLVQLKEVKGGFQLQNMGLMPLPPEAIVDHSIMDPTVVQDTIRNLVESLKVKTKNVATSISGHSVIIRKITLPIMAEEELESSIQWEAEQYIPFDINDVNIDFQILGPDAKDPSQMNVMLVAAKKDFVNDHVAVFTDIGMTPVVMDIACFAVENMFEASYGNSPEEIVALINIGAGGMNVNILKAGESAFTRDIQVGGNMIDEELQKRLGVSGEDAERLKLGGQVEDVDASEVAAVIADAAESLAQEVQRSLDFFSATSADEKVQKVYLAGGVSRAAEVVEALEERLGIPVEVINPFAGIVVDDKEFDPEYVRAVGPLMSVAAGLAMRRVGDK; encoded by the coding sequence ATGCTGTTTAAAAGCAAAAAGGACATCGTTGGTATCGACATCGGCTCCAGCTCGGTGAAGCTGGTGCAACTCAAGGAGGTCAAGGGCGGGTTTCAGCTACAGAACATGGGGCTGATGCCGCTGCCTCCCGAGGCGATCGTCGACCACTCCATCATGGATCCCACGGTGGTCCAGGATACCATTCGCAATCTGGTCGAAAGCCTGAAGGTCAAGACCAAAAATGTCGCTACCTCCATTTCGGGTCATTCGGTCATCATCCGTAAGATCACCCTGCCGATCATGGCCGAGGAGGAACTCGAGTCCTCCATTCAATGGGAGGCCGAGCAATATATTCCCTTCGACATCAACGATGTGAACATCGACTTCCAGATTCTTGGCCCCGATGCCAAGGATCCGTCGCAGATGAACGTGATGCTGGTTGCGGCGAAGAAGGATTTCGTCAACGACCATGTGGCGGTGTTTACCGATATCGGCATGACCCCGGTGGTTATGGACATTGCCTGCTTTGCCGTGGAAAACATGTTCGAGGCGAGCTACGGCAACAGCCCCGAGGAAATTGTGGCGCTGATCAATATCGGCGCGGGGGGCATGAACGTCAATATCCTCAAAGCCGGGGAATCCGCCTTCACCCGCGACATTCAGGTCGGGGGCAACATGATCGACGAGGAGCTGCAAAAGCGCCTCGGCGTGAGCGGCGAGGACGCCGAGCGTCTCAAGCTTGGTGGCCAGGTCGAGGATGTGGACGCCTCCGAGGTCGCGGCGGTGATTGCTGATGCGGCCGAAAGCCTCGCGCAGGAAGTGCAGCGTTCCTTGGACTTTTTCTCGGCGACCTCCGCCGATGAAAAGGTGCAGAAGGTCTATCTCGCCGGCGGCGTTTCCCGTGCGGCGGAGGTGGTTGAAGCCCTTGAGGAACGCCTTGGGATTCCCGTTGAGGTGATCAATCCCTTCGCGGGCATCGTTGTCGATGACAAGGAATTCGATCCCGAATACGTGCGGGCCGTGGGCCCGTTGATGTCGGTGGCAGCCGGCCTGGCCATGAGGAGGGTTGGGGATAAATGA
- a CDS encoding prepilin peptidase — MPLPALFLLFSFILGAVVGSFLNVCIYRIPAGLSIVSPGSRCPQCEAPIRWYQNIPILSWLVLRGRCGQCRAPISVRYPLVEFLTAVLFAYVLWMFGLQWATLVYWLMAAALIVITFIDLDHQIIPDVISLPGILVGFACSFAVPWVSWLDSLLGIVVGGGSLLLVAMGYEFLTKKEGMGGGDIKLLAMIGAFLGWQAVLPVIFVSSLAGTLVGIPLMIRQKADTRLALPFGPFLAFGALFYLFWGPEIIHWYLGLFAPNGG, encoded by the coding sequence ATGCCCCTTCCTGCTCTTTTTCTGCTCTTCTCCTTCATCCTTGGCGCCGTCGTCGGCTCTTTTCTCAATGTCTGTATCTACCGCATCCCGGCCGGGCTCTCCATCGTTTCACCGGGATCGCGCTGTCCCCAATGCGAAGCACCCATCCGCTGGTATCAGAACATCCCCATCCTGAGTTGGCTGGTGCTGCGGGGGCGCTGCGGGCAATGCCGCGCTCCCATTTCGGTGCGCTATCCCCTGGTTGAGTTTCTTACCGCGGTGCTGTTCGCTTACGTTTTGTGGATGTTCGGTCTGCAATGGGCAACCCTGGTCTATTGGCTGATGGCGGCGGCGCTTATTGTCATTACTTTTATCGATCTCGACCATCAGATCATTCCCGACGTCATCAGCCTGCCGGGCATTCTGGTGGGTTTTGCCTGCTCTTTTGCCGTTCCCTGGGTGTCCTGGCTCGATTCGCTGCTGGGCATTGTGGTGGGGGGCGGAAGTCTGCTGCTGGTGGCCATGGGCTACGAATTTTTGACCAAAAAGGAGGGGATGGGCGGCGGTGACATCAAGCTGCTGGCCATGATCGGCGCCTTTCTCGGCTGGCAGGCGGTGCTGCCGGTGATTTTCGTCAGTTCCCTGGCCGGCACCCTGGTTGGAATTCCGCTGATGATCAGACAAAAGGCAGACACCCGCTTGGCGCTGCCCTTTGGGCCGTTCCTGGCTTTCGGCGCTCTTTTTTATTTGTTCTGGGGGCCGGAGATCATCCATTGGTATCTGGGCCTGTTCGCTCCCAACGGCGGTTGA
- the pilO gene encoding type IV pilus inner membrane component PilO, whose protein sequence is MNARVEKIFKLPFYQRLLLLVLVLALVGTGFYFMFYAPLLEESARLEREQESLTARLENNRRIARNLDQVRAEYNSLQAQLAKALIELPHEKEIPTLLTNISSLAREQGLEILMFRPMGEVNRGFYAEVPVDIRLTGSFHDVAMFFYNVGQLPRIVNISNLSMESTRAADGSTQLRVDCRATTFRFVESPAERQGG, encoded by the coding sequence ATGAATGCCCGCGTCGAAAAAATTTTCAAGCTGCCGTTTTATCAACGCCTATTGTTGCTGGTTCTGGTGCTCGCCCTGGTAGGGACCGGCTTTTATTTCATGTTCTACGCCCCGTTGCTGGAGGAGTCGGCCCGCCTGGAGCGTGAGCAGGAGAGTCTGACCGCCAGGCTTGAGAACAATCGGCGCATCGCGCGCAATCTCGATCAAGTCCGGGCCGAGTACAATTCCTTGCAGGCGCAACTCGCCAAGGCGCTGATTGAATTACCCCATGAAAAGGAAATCCCCACTCTGCTGACCAACATTTCCAGCCTAGCCCGCGAGCAAGGTCTTGAAATCCTTATGTTCCGGCCCATGGGCGAGGTCAACCGCGGATTTTACGCCGAGGTGCCCGTTGATATTCGCCTGACCGGCTCCTTCCATGATGTCGCCATGTTCTTCTACAACGTCGGGCAATTGCCCCGCATCGTCAATATATCCAATCTCTCCATGGAAAGCACGCGTGCGGCCGATGGTTCCACGCAGTTGCGGGTGGATTGTCGGGCAACGACCTTTAGGTTTGTCGAGAGTCCCGCGGAAAGGCAGGGAGGTTGA
- the pilQ gene encoding type IV pilus secretin family protein, with amino-acid sequence MHSAAKSHAGIGTLIVALAAFCGSWLLPASALAQEGGAPGGDLNRVVAVTVDADPQAPRVNIQTERPVGFRYTVYDSSEPLRIVVDFPRMDVSDISSPLPVNVGPIREIRVVSFDLTMGKLGRIEILVDERVDYSVDIEDNSFSLNFSTDTTAAAPPTPAPTPAPTPAPTPAPRPAPAVTPPPVPAPVVTAPAPPAPAPVPAEVSPLTPRRPEGVSAGLVTQVEVEEGKIAIATDGVVERYRYFNLGAPPRMVLDVFGVRPAFRERSMDGAAGFERVRIGTYDDKTRFVFDANGGDLPPYQVHEVDQGLVVTWRPDVSVAAPRPAPPAPAPAPATAPAPAPEVRPTPPRPVAEARPAPTPPAPRPAPTARVTQAPVSVEDVEFRIEGDKSLFIVTLSGPAQVSQPIDRGNVVLFGFDNGNISRAHRRVIDTSAFPSALEMVTPYTVNRGAVQDVRFAARLKGDVSYRLREVGNQLIFEVDNNSFGETVPAAPVRVELPATVAAPVAAPAPLVAPAPLAPAAPEKRYTGQRISLVFDNADVRNLLQLIAEVSNLNIIAGEEVRGNISIRLIDVPWDQALDVILEIRQLGMLREGNVVRILPKSRIREMEEAELTAARSRQELEPLVTEVFSVSYTNLGNIAGPVRELMSDRGRLTQDERNKKIIIRDIPGVMDDIRGLIGILDTPERQVMIEARIVEASSDFTRDLGVNWGISYQNPGSTLDSFNVGMGGNFLVGIPAPGSAATAAGLGAGIQFGELNVDRTVVDLRLSALESSGKGKIISRPRVTTLNGQEAVITQGTTIPYQTSGADGPRTEFVDATLELKVVPVINPDNSIIMEITASNSAPGESFTTADLPGINKKEAKTKVLVFDGDTTVIGGIFVEDDRHSESGVPFLMRIPVLGHAFKSTNVTKRRSELLIFITPRILE; translated from the coding sequence ATGCATTCTGCTGCCAAATCACATGCAGGCATCGGCACCTTGATTGTTGCTCTTGCCGCCTTTTGCGGGAGTTGGCTTCTTCCGGCAAGTGCCCTTGCCCAGGAAGGGGGCGCGCCCGGCGGTGATCTGAACCGTGTCGTTGCCGTGACCGTGGATGCGGATCCCCAGGCGCCGCGTGTCAATATTCAGACCGAGCGTCCCGTCGGGTTTCGCTACACGGTCTACGATTCGAGTGAACCGTTGCGGATTGTGGTCGATTTTCCCCGCATGGACGTCTCGGACATTTCCTCCCCGCTGCCTGTCAACGTGGGGCCGATTCGTGAAATCCGAGTCGTTTCCTTCGACCTGACCATGGGCAAGCTCGGTCGCATTGAGATTCTGGTGGACGAACGCGTCGATTATTCGGTGGATATCGAAGACAACAGCTTTTCCCTGAATTTCTCCACCGACACGACGGCCGCGGCGCCGCCCACTCCGGCACCCACTCCGGCACCCACTCCGGCACCCACTCCGGCACCCAGACCCGCTCCCGCGGTAACGCCGCCGCCGGTTCCCGCCCCCGTGGTCACGGCTCCCGCGCCACCCGCACCCGCGCCGGTTCCCGCTGAAGTTTCGCCTCTGACGCCTCGGCGCCCCGAAGGTGTCAGTGCCGGCCTGGTTACCCAGGTCGAGGTCGAGGAAGGAAAGATTGCCATTGCCACCGATGGTGTGGTTGAGCGTTACCGCTACTTCAACCTTGGCGCTCCCCCGCGCATGGTGCTGGATGTGTTCGGCGTCCGCCCGGCTTTTCGCGAACGCAGCATGGACGGCGCCGCGGGATTCGAGCGGGTGCGTATCGGCACCTACGATGATAAGACGCGCTTCGTCTTTGACGCAAACGGTGGCGATCTGCCGCCCTACCAGGTTCATGAAGTCGACCAGGGTCTGGTGGTGACCTGGCGACCCGACGTGTCGGTGGCCGCGCCGCGGCCTGCTCCGCCCGCCCCCGCCCCCGCTCCGGCTACGGCTCCAGCACCAGCTCCTGAAGTGCGCCCCACTCCGCCGCGCCCAGTGGCCGAAGCCCGTCCGGCGCCGACTCCGCCCGCGCCGCGACCAGCGCCGACGGCCCGCGTGACCCAGGCCCCGGTGTCGGTTGAGGATGTCGAATTTCGCATCGAAGGCGATAAGTCGCTCTTCATCGTGACCCTGTCGGGACCCGCCCAGGTCAGTCAGCCCATCGACCGCGGCAACGTCGTTCTGTTTGGTTTCGATAACGGCAATATCAGCCGTGCCCATCGTCGGGTCATCGACACTTCGGCCTTCCCCAGCGCCCTGGAAATGGTCACTCCCTATACCGTCAACCGGGGTGCCGTTCAGGACGTGCGCTTTGCCGCGCGCCTCAAGGGCGACGTTTCCTACCGCCTGCGGGAAGTTGGCAATCAACTCATTTTCGAAGTGGACAATAATTCTTTCGGTGAGACGGTTCCCGCGGCTCCCGTCCGGGTCGAACTCCCGGCCACGGTGGCCGCGCCCGTCGCGGCACCCGCGCCCCTGGTCGCACCGGCGCCCCTTGCTCCCGCCGCGCCCGAGAAACGTTACACCGGGCAGCGCATTTCCCTGGTGTTCGACAACGCCGACGTGCGTAACCTGCTGCAACTCATCGCCGAGGTGAGCAATCTCAACATCATCGCCGGCGAGGAAGTGCGTGGCAACATCAGTATCCGCCTGATCGATGTTCCCTGGGATCAGGCCCTTGATGTGATTCTTGAAATCCGCCAACTGGGCATGCTGCGCGAAGGCAATGTGGTGCGCATTCTGCCCAAATCCCGCATCCGTGAGATGGAAGAGGCCGAGCTGACCGCGGCGCGCAGCCGCCAGGAACTCGAGCCACTGGTGACCGAAGTGTTCAGCGTCAGCTACACCAACCTGGGGAACATCGCCGGGCCGGTGCGAGAACTCATGTCGGATCGCGGCCGCCTGACCCAGGACGAGCGCAACAAGAAGATCATCATTCGCGATATCCCTGGTGTCATGGATGACATCCGCGGATTGATCGGCATCCTCGACACGCCTGAGCGCCAGGTCATGATCGAGGCGCGCATCGTCGAGGCCAGCTCCGACTTTACCCGCGATCTGGGCGTCAACTGGGGAATCTCCTATCAGAACCCGGGCAGCACCCTGGATTCCTTCAACGTCGGGATGGGCGGAAATTTCCTGGTCGGCATCCCGGCACCCGGTTCCGCCGCCACGGCGGCGGGTCTCGGCGCCGGAATTCAGTTCGGCGAACTCAACGTCGATCGCACCGTGGTCGATCTACGCCTCAGCGCCCTGGAATCCTCGGGCAAGGGCAAGATTATTTCCCGCCCCCGTGTCACCACCCTCAACGGCCAGGAGGCGGTGATCACCCAGGGCACCACCATTCCCTACCAGACCTCGGGAGCCGATGGGCCGCGTACCGAGTTCGTCGATGCGACCCTGGAGCTCAAGGTCGTTCCGGTGATCAATCCCGACAACAGCATCATCATGGAGATCACCGCCAGCAACAGCGCCCCGGGTGAAAGCTTCACCACCGCCGATCTGCCCGGCATCAACAAGAAAGAGGCCAAAACCAAGGTGCTGGTGTTCGATGGCGATACCACCGTCATCGGGGGCATTTTCGTCGAGGATGATCGCCATTCCGAATCTGGGGTTCCCTTCCTCATGCGGATTCCCGTTCTCGGACATGCCTTCAAATCCACCAACGTGACCAAGCGGCGCTCGGAGTTGTTGATCTTCATCACGCCGCGCATTTTGGAGTAG
- a CDS encoding ABC transporter ATP-binding protein, with protein sequence MAEIALHNLSKTYDPGLFKKKVKALKDLSLEVAPGEVFGLIGPNGAGKSTTIRLILGLSRPDTGKILFRGQPPKGETIQRETGYLPENPYLYDHLTLRELLAFCGRVSGLAPQVCAARRDELLAKVAMSEFQNRPLRTFSKGMLQRAGICFALLHDPSVVILDEPMSGLDPLGRKIVFDLVMELKEQGKTIFFCSHILSDVERLCDRIGILVQGRLVRELSHGELLEQTRSEVNLVLSPLNEKQQAALESGPGGLSRRGSEIIYSLPPEELASAMERLSSLDVRVLATRGEKISLEELFIQTIEEHAA encoded by the coding sequence ATGGCGGAAATCGCACTGCACAACCTGAGTAAAACCTACGACCCCGGCCTGTTCAAAAAGAAGGTCAAGGCCCTTAAGGATCTGAGCCTGGAAGTCGCCCCCGGCGAGGTGTTCGGTCTGATCGGTCCCAACGGTGCCGGCAAGAGCACCACCATTCGGCTGATTCTGGGCTTGTCGCGCCCCGACACGGGAAAAATTCTGTTCCGCGGGCAGCCGCCCAAGGGAGAGACCATTCAGCGCGAAACCGGCTATCTGCCGGAAAACCCCTATCTCTACGATCATCTGACCCTGCGGGAACTGCTCGCCTTCTGCGGGCGGGTTTCGGGCTTGGCTCCGCAAGTGTGCGCCGCGCGCCGCGATGAGCTGCTGGCCAAAGTGGCCATGAGTGAATTTCAGAACCGCCCGCTGCGCACCTTCTCCAAGGGGATGCTGCAGCGGGCCGGCATCTGCTTCGCCCTGCTGCATGATCCCTCGGTGGTGATCCTGGATGAGCCCATGTCCGGCCTTGATCCCTTGGGGCGCAAAATCGTATTTGACCTGGTCATGGAACTCAAGGAGCAGGGCAAGACGATTTTTTTCTGCTCGCACATCCTCAGCGACGTGGAGCGGCTTTGCGACCGCATCGGCATTCTCGTGCAGGGGCGTCTGGTGCGTGAGCTATCCCATGGCGAGTTGCTCGAACAGACGCGCAGCGAGGTCAATCTGGTCCTGTCTCCGCTCAACGAGAAACAGCAGGCCGCATTGGAATCGGGACCCGGCGGGTTGAGTCGCCGTGGCAGCGAAATCATCTATTCCCTGCCCCCCGAGGAACTGGCGTCGGCCATGGAGCGCCTAAGTTCCCTGGATGTGAGGGTGCTGGCCACGCGCGGAGAGAAAATTTCCCTGGAAGAATTGTTCATTCAGACCATCGAGGAGCATGCCGCATGA
- the mntA gene encoding type VII toxin-antitoxin system MntA family adenylyltransferase antitoxin yields the protein MQVSIDQLKVVLAEIPQVKFAYLFGSHARGDAGPLSDIDVAVYLDRRLDPFRFRLSLLESLAHRLGTERFDLVTLNDASPLLRYEVVRQGVVIKENRQRRIPFEVRALSEYFDTEHLRKTQREYLKEQFGSGVRGGQ from the coding sequence ATGCAGGTTTCCATTGATCAACTCAAGGTCGTTCTCGCGGAAATTCCGCAGGTCAAATTCGCGTACCTGTTTGGATCTCATGCCCGTGGCGATGCGGGTCCCTTGAGTGACATTGATGTTGCGGTGTATTTGGATCGTCGGCTTGATCCCTTTCGGTTTCGTTTGTCCTTGCTTGAATCATTGGCTCATCGTCTTGGCACGGAGCGATTCGATCTGGTCACGTTGAATGATGCCTCGCCCCTGCTGAGGTATGAAGTCGTGCGTCAGGGTGTGGTGATCAAGGAGAATCGCCAAAGGCGCATTCCTTTTGAAGTGCGAGCCCTGAGTGAGTATTTTGATACGGAACATCTGCGAAAAACCCAGCGGGAATACCTCAAGGAGCAGTTTGGATCAGGAGTTCGTGGTGGTCAATAA
- a CDS encoding ABC transporter permease subunit, with product MRSILPLALITYKEGIRNRSVFGILLFSLFIFGLNIAVSGLFMREIGKVTVDVNLSALSFSGLLLVLFVGLNLMTKDIDRKTVQLVLSKPISRPSYILGKYLGLLMFILVSLSVLLVLSCATVVLLSSLYPDYFGTFSWGIYLTAAAFIFVKLAVLAAALVLFSSLSTSSFIALIFTVSTYLAGQTIEEVVFYLESSFRTAEVAPALHNFIALISFILPNLAVFDFAREAAHGIALDPGAVLFSLGYAASYAAVLLVLAAIAFSRREFN from the coding sequence ATGAGGTCGATTCTGCCCCTGGCCCTCATTACCTACAAGGAAGGCATCCGCAACCGCTCGGTGTTCGGCATCTTGCTCTTCTCCCTGTTTATTTTCGGACTCAACATCGCCGTCTCTGGTCTTTTCATGCGCGAGATCGGCAAGGTGACCGTCGATGTCAACCTCAGCGCTCTGTCGTTTTCCGGTCTTTTGCTGGTGCTTTTCGTCGGCTTGAACCTCATGACCAAGGATATCGACCGCAAGACCGTGCAGTTGGTTCTGTCCAAGCCTATTTCGCGCCCGAGTTATATCCTGGGGAAATATCTGGGCTTGTTGATGTTCATTCTGGTTTCGCTCTCGGTGCTGCTGGTCTTGTCCTGCGCCACCGTGGTACTGCTTTCGAGCCTCTACCCGGACTACTTCGGCACTTTCTCCTGGGGCATCTACCTGACCGCGGCCGCCTTCATCTTTGTCAAGCTGGCGGTTCTGGCGGCGGCACTGGTGCTGTTCAGTTCGCTGAGTACCAGCTCCTTCATCGCCCTGATTTTTACCGTCAGCACCTACCTGGCCGGGCAGACCATCGAGGAGGTGGTTTTTTACCTCGAATCGAGCTTTCGCACTGCCGAGGTGGCACCGGCTCTGCACAATTTCATCGCCCTAATCTCGTTTATACTGCCCAATCTGGCTGTCTTCGATTTTGCCCGTGAAGCTGCCCACGGCATCGCTCTTGATCCTGGCGCGGTCTTGTTCTCCCTGGGATATGCCGCGAGCTACGCAGCGGTTCTGCTGGTGCTCGCCGCCATCGCCTTCAGCCGTCGGGAATTCAATTGA
- a CDS encoding pilus assembly protein PilP, whose amino-acid sequence MSSKVLLALFLAVSMGLVTGCGEEPSSAPQPSPPAPRAPSPAPAEPAPVVEESPTEVRETKFVYNPEGRRDPFRSLLEIRTPVARTEPETPLQQYDLTQLRLIGAIVGTDNPRAMVLAPDGKTYIVRVGTKIGKNNGSVVRVEQNRIVVEERFYDFTDEVRTSRQAIEIPKREGV is encoded by the coding sequence ATGTCGAGCAAAGTGCTTTTGGCACTTTTTCTGGCTGTGTCAATGGGTTTGGTGACCGGATGCGGCGAAGAGCCGAGCAGCGCCCCACAGCCGTCACCGCCCGCGCCGCGCGCGCCTTCGCCTGCGCCGGCCGAACCGGCGCCCGTCGTGGAGGAGAGCCCGACGGAAGTGCGGGAGACGAAATTCGTGTACAACCCCGAGGGACGCCGTGATCCGTTTCGATCGCTGCTGGAAATTCGCACCCCGGTTGCCAGAACCGAGCCCGAGACGCCTTTGCAGCAGTATGATCTGACGCAGCTCAGGCTCATCGGAGCCATTGTCGGCACGGATAATCCGCGTGCCATGGTGCTGGCGCCGGACGGCAAGACCTATATCGTCAGAGTTGGGACAAAAATCGGCAAGAACAACGGCTCCGTGGTCAGGGTCGAACAGAATCGCATCGTGGTGGAAGAGCGTTTTTATGATTTCACCGACGAGGTTCGAACCAGCCGGCAAGCCATCGAGATTCCGAAACGGGAGGGAGTCTAA
- the hepT gene encoding type VII toxin-antitoxin system HepT family RNase toxin translates to MDQEFVVVNKAVFLTRLERLREYLELLEKVAQFPVERFVQDPFVYGTAERHLHLAIECLLDIGNHIISDRGYPKPDTYADIFRILREHDVIPESLLRELDGMAAFRNVLVHDYVRLDRKRVHDIIHEKLVSMKKLGEIFAKMI, encoded by the coding sequence TTGGATCAGGAGTTCGTGGTGGTCAATAAAGCCGTTTTTCTCACCCGTCTGGAGCGCTTGCGCGAATATCTCGAGCTACTGGAGAAGGTTGCGCAGTTTCCCGTTGAGCGGTTTGTGCAGGATCCGTTTGTGTACGGAACGGCTGAACGTCATTTACATCTGGCCATTGAATGCCTTCTTGATATCGGTAACCATATCATCTCTGATCGCGGTTACCCCAAGCCGGATACGTATGCGGATATTTTCCGGATTCTGCGGGAACATGACGTGATCCCCGAGAGTCTGCTGCGTGAGCTCGATGGAATGGCGGCGTTTCGCAACGTGCTTGTCCATGATTACGTTCGGCTGGACAGGAAAAGAGTCCATGACATCATTCATGAAAAGTTGGTCTCGATGAAGAAGTTGGGAGAGATTTTTGCAAAAATGATCTAA
- a CDS encoding shikimate kinase — protein sequence MREAGSTGPHIFLTGFMAAGKTTVGRVLAEHLGWTFIDLDRAIEERLGTSIPEIFARQGEEAFRRQETLSLGLLAQDQPAVVATGGGIVGRDENRLLMQRLGRVVFLDLPWEELLPRLQAQGGRPLATGVQGWDSVQRLYDARRPFYLQADLRIDCRGLSPLEVAMAIAKKLNFCPEDGA from the coding sequence ATGCGCGAAGCCGGCTCCACGGGTCCGCATATTTTTCTCACCGGTTTCATGGCCGCCGGAAAAACCACGGTGGGGCGGGTGCTGGCCGAGCACCTGGGGTGGACCTTCATTGATCTCGATCGTGCCATTGAGGAGCGGCTCGGCACCAGCATCCCGGAAATTTTTGCCCGCCAGGGCGAGGAGGCTTTTCGGCGTCAGGAAACCCTGAGCCTGGGGTTGCTGGCCCAGGACCAACCAGCGGTGGTCGCAACCGGCGGCGGTATCGTCGGGCGCGATGAAAACCGTCTCCTCATGCAGCGTTTGGGCAGGGTGGTTTTTCTTGATCTGCCCTGGGAAGAGCTGCTGCCGCGCCTCCAGGCCCAGGGTGGACGTCCCCTGGCTACCGGGGTGCAAGGCTGGGACAGCGTGCAGCGCCTTTATGATGCACGTCGTCCTTTTTATCTCCAAGCCGATCTGCGCATTGATTGCCGCGGACTGTCTCCCCTTGAGGTCGCCATGGCGATTGCGAAAAAATTGAACTTCTGTCCCGAGGATGGCGCATGA
- a CDS encoding PilN domain-containing protein, with the protein MIRINLLPVRAAQKKERIRAQIVVLILSVVVVVLVCAGLYASIGMKISAQKEQIARTNDEIRQLQRVIGEVGRYRNLAEELQSKLEVLDRLKAGQTGPVHQLDQLSLVLPQRVWVTSFRESGGAITINGIGLNEAEVATFMQRLEASPYYQRVELQVTEQITQDGHKLQRFTLAARADAPPKTESAN; encoded by the coding sequence ATGATTCGCATCAACCTTTTGCCTGTTCGGGCAGCGCAGAAAAAGGAAAGAATCCGGGCGCAGATCGTCGTTTTGATCTTGTCCGTGGTTGTGGTTGTGCTGGTCTGCGCAGGCCTTTATGCATCTATTGGGATGAAGATTTCCGCCCAGAAAGAGCAAATCGCCCGCACCAATGACGAAATTCGTCAGTTGCAGCGCGTCATCGGCGAGGTGGGTCGCTACAGGAATCTGGCCGAGGAGCTGCAATCCAAGCTTGAGGTTCTCGACAGGCTCAAGGCTGGACAGACCGGCCCGGTGCACCAGCTCGACCAGCTCAGCCTGGTCCTCCCGCAGCGCGTTTGGGTCACGTCCTTCAGGGAATCGGGGGGCGCAATTACCATCAACGGTATCGGCCTCAACGAAGCCGAGGTCGCCACCTTCATGCAGCGGCTCGAAGCTTCTCCCTATTATCAGAGGGTCGAGTTGCAGGTGACGGAACAGATTACCCAGGACGGCCACAAGCTGCAAAGATTCACCCTGGCCGCTCGTGCCGATGCGCCGCCCAAGACCGAATCCGCCAACTGA